In the Melitaea cinxia chromosome 28, ilMelCinx1.1, whole genome shotgun sequence genome, one interval contains:
- the LOC123667462 gene encoding uncharacterized protein LOC123667462 — MSQYPVKELKRRLQDDTTILPKRLKLAKNVVQSQHLPTAPKERVVAEWLDELVKANKLPSKELRDIIGWVNVVDDLTRELKLQLVKVVSQYLHSNSLQVDDIPYVITFLENDKLSNQLKLQMDDYLFITTTLLQNLHNILDSEQNIETIFNNITKYYKESKKKLEFIIKFLDGENLETLFMFLDTKSHQTVIELCKNILFPITKKQFFSSFLLNLIRKDNIDELIAEKGDNIQSVIKIMSAFFTFPKGRTEKDKKFLSDFIKIFVTCFCKESQIIFAFYIMVASSLHMQQHYLAPAMVMPPIIFEENDEKIKRNIFLNMLKALLDNEVNINVRLTDTLGEKVSKIEIKKTLLSFLQTVMMGQLKLEGKIDKTTLHIIQTAIKLDPTLIEQKIDKILPNIMTAKKSNLDILEAYTQTMNCLLETLFKVSRGTEFLTQMIPHLKINLEACNVEQFELKQKLQEAQNEESTKKIKAKIITGYDIIPKECVEMYGKLTSDLMFRQNKDLLVLLQKDFEENCLMMLEEGFVSPSIITLAEMLSAILSSFLRYNKMADHTVPLHIAEDFWATFQSFEDQCLNKFGECVLKLNYNQPLVLAFLNLCLSVSHLKLLNMKYSNTKLTIKDGEVLPFLSKNEWSEFSSKFQDENVQLIWNQLLLTKSIALDLLSNDTDKSSRNDLETKSSFIKQLSNHPEILSNNYIIRNLLTNLDKNQLKQATKTLIKMYQNDPNSNVFRNEAVACNRQLLQHLVLKVAKNILECMDNTILPKALNKSSFDVIAFVKENDVKLFFNTELLNQDDIAINLAILNELQIYYLEENYQLTATLVLLILKNCCQNKKLRKNIDNILLSIYELSPKYPDLYKIFSVDFLFDFKKTTILDLLKLKIKTSNDMLIIKCVLESAVKKVKIDSEVVVNIVDILLKNHKKNKSSIEYFGDIVFQISCLILPLIAKEKKAITTSAFRSILANLQDKLNNAMLESFKNIDFSQNNSEDTGNTDAEENSVAILNAMAAYSLTLLKCCETTDAEEIKNLNCLWSGLKFFVNTAIKTIENSASKHQHVDSSIQLLNVTLRYIKKLESHEIFQKKDKLFQQIWNSVKARIFMIYDSKKNNINNLEEMSITLKFLSELSSVECFTNHFVADLTNLAVLKKPSIMLKNRDIINSQLTTRRVSKYLWQNCLKANIIEPKCVAITKLIFRATKNIRFWIQQHYDSNQSIQNGFTQSGFTQSGFTQNGDDNLNEDNLNTSAKIEDSICELLRNDLDILSEVILAAKKISLDYKLLDAIFELLHLFHYILGRQTINTKCEISWQSFTTLFDGCVAMLNNLLLSREELLEDRWPCYMQNYKALVLCLCERATKEDLTNRLVEHKLAEMAHTVEKLTQSICKRKTHVSRISAYAVADICTWLESNPPPKMVRQHLENSISLLIQASDSTYAMAFLRRALAGSVGQMTLTNMYTVYKRYHKYVGNA, encoded by the exons ATGTCGCAGTATCCTGTAAAAG aATTAAAACGTCGTCTTCAAGATGACACCACAATTTTACCTAAACGACTTAAATTAGCTAAGAATGTGGTTCAGTCTCAACACTTACCAACGGCGCCAAAGGAGCGAGTTGTGGCAGAATGGTTAGATGAACTTGTGAAAGCCAATAAACTGCCAAGTAAAGAATTGAGAGACATTATAGGATGGGTCAATGTTGTTGATGACTTAACCAGAGAATTAAAGTTACAACTTGTTAAG GTTGTGTCACAGTATCTTCATAGTAACTCATTACAAGTTGATGATATACCGTACGTAATAACATTCCtagaaaatgataaattatcaAATCAACTTAAACTACAAATGGACGACTACTTATTTATCACAACCACATTACTCCAAAACTTACATAACATTCTGGATAGCGAGCAGAATattgaaacaatatttaataatataacaaaatattataaagagtccAAAAAGAAAttagaatttattataaaatttttggaCGGAGAAAATTTGGAAACACTTTTTATGTTTCTCGATACTAAAAGTCATCAAACGGTTATAGAATTATGTAAGAACATATTGTTTCCGATAACAAAGAAACAGTTTTTTTCGAGTTTTCTTctcaatttaataagaaaagaTAATATAGATGAACTTATCGCTGAAAAGGGAGATAATATTCAGTcggttattaaaattatgagcGCGTTTTTCACATTTCCAAAGGGTAGAACGGAAAAAGATAAGAAATTTTTATcggatttcataaaaatatttgtaacatgtTTCTGTAAAGAAAGTCAAATAATATTTGCATTCTATATAATGGTGGCTAGTTCATTACACATGCAACAGCACTATTTAGCTCCAGCTATGGTGATGCCACCGATTATCTTTGAAGAAAACGATGAAAAAATCAAgcgtaatatatttttgaacatGCTCAAAGCATTACTGGATAATGAAGTCAATATAAATGTGCGATTAACTGATACTTTAGGGGAGAAAGTATCTAAAATTGAGATTAAAAAAACGCTATTATCATTCTTACAAACTGTTATGATGGGTCAATTAAAATTAGAAGgtaaaattgataaaacaacactacatataatacaaacagCTATTAAGTTAGATCCTACTTTGATTGAAcagaaaattgataaaattctGCCAAATATAATGACAGCGAAAAAGAGTAATTTGGATATTTTGGAGGCTTATACACAGACAATGAATTGTTTGCTAGAAACTCTGTTCAAAGTTAGCAGAGGTACAGAATTTCTCACACAAATGATACCGCATTTAAAGATCAACTTAGAAGCATGTAATGTTGAACAATTTGAATTGAAACAGAAGTTACAAGAAGCTCAAAACGAAGAATCTACGAAAAAAATCAAAGCCAAAATTATAACTGGATATGATATTATTCCAAAAGAGTGTGTTGAGATGTACGGGAAGTTAACTTCAGATTTGATGTTCAGACAGAATAAGGATCTTCTAGTGTTACTGCAAAAAGATTTCGAGGAAAACTGTCTTATGATGCTTGAAGAAGGATTTGTca GTCCCTCAATAATAACTTTAGCGGAAATGCTTTCGGCCATTTTATCCAGCTTTCTACGCTATAACAAAATGGCCGACCATACAGTACCATTACACATTGCAGAGGATTTCTGGGCAACTTTCCAGAGTTTCGAAGAccaatgtttaaataaatttggtgaatgtgttttgaaattaaactac aatcaGCCTCTAGTACTCGCATTCCTAAATCTCTGTTTAAGTGTGTCACACTTGAAACTTTTAAATATGAAGTATAGCAACACTAAATTGACCATCAAAGATGGTGAAGTGTTGCCATTTTTGTCTAAAAACGAATGGAGTGAGTTTTCTTCGAAGTTTCAAGATGAAAATGTACAATTAATATgg AATCAACTACTCCTTACAAAGTCCATCGCACTAGACCTACTATCAAACGATACAGATAAATCTTCCAGAAACGACTTAGAAACTAAATCATCCTTCATAAAACAACTATCAAACCACCCggaaatattatcaaataactatataataagGAATCTCTTAacaaatttagataaaaatcaGTTAAAACAAGCAACTAAGACACTTATTAAGATGTATCAAAATGATCCAAACTCAAATGTATTTAGAAATGAAGCAGTAGCTTGTAATAGACAATTATTACAGCATCTAGTATTGAAAGTGGCTAAAAATATACTAGAATGTATGGATAATACAATATTACCAAAAGCCTTGAATAAATCAAGTTTTGATGTAATAGCGTTTGTGAAAGAAAACGatgtgaaattatttttcaacaCAGAATTGTTAAATCAAGATGATATAGCTATAAATTTGGCTATATTAAACGAATTACAAATATACTATTTAGAAGAAAATTACCAATTAACCGCCACATTGGTTTTACTGATCTTGAAGAATTGTTGCCAGAAtaagaaattaagaaaaaatatagataatatattgcTCAGTATTTACGAGCTCAGTCCGAAATATcctgatttatataaaatattctcaGTTGATTTcctatttgattttaaaaaaacaactattttggatttgttgaaattaaaaatcaaaacgtCTAATGATATGcttataataaaatgtgttttagaGTCAGCagtgaaaaaagtaaaaatcgaTTCAGAAGTCGTTGTCAATATAGTAGACATACTTCTTAAGAATCATAAAAAGAATAAATCTAGTATTGAATACTTTGGAGACATTGTATTCCAAATAAGCTGCCTTATTTTACCATTAATAGCTAAAGAAAAAAAGGCTATAACAACAAGCGCTTTTAGGTCAATTTTAGCAAATCTTCAAGATAAGTTAAATAATGCTATGTTGGAGTCtttcaaaaatattgattttagcCAGAATAATTCTGAGGATACTGGCAACACTGATGCAGAAGAAAATAGTGTTGCAATACTAAACGCTATGGCAGCGTATTCGTTAACACTGCTGAAGTGCTGTGAAACAACAGATgcagaagaaataaaaaatctaaattgtcTTTGGTCAGGATTGAAATTTTTCGTGAACACTGCT atTAAAACAATCGAAAACTCAGCATCAAAACACCAACATGTAGACTCGTCCATACAGTTATTGAACGTAACACTCAGATACATAAAGAAACTCGAGTCTCACGAAATATTCCAAAAGAAAGACAAACTATTTCAGCAGATATGGAACAGTGTCAAAGCAAGAATATTCATGATATATGATTCTAagaagaataatataaataatctagAAGAAATGTCGATCACGTTGAAGTTTTTATCTGAATTGTCATCGGTCGAGTGTTTCACTAATCATTTTGTTGCTGATTTGACGAATTTGGCGGTATTAAAG aaaCCTTCAATAATGCTGAAAAACCGAGACATAATAAATTCTCAACTAACGACAAGGAGGGTGTCAAAATATTTATGGCAAAACTGCTTAAAAGCTAATATAATCGAACCGAAATGTGTCGCCATAACGAAGTTAATATTCCGAGCAACAAAAAACATAAGATTTTGGATACAACAACATTACGATTCTAATCAAAGCATACAAAATGGCTTCACACAAAGTGGCTTCACACAAAGTGGCTTCACACAAAATGGCGATGATAATTTAAATGAAGATAATCTTAATACGTCTGCTAAAATTGAAGATTCGATTTGTGAGTTACTGAGGAACGATTTGGATATTCTGTCTGAAGTTATTTTGGCGGCTAAAAAG ATTTCACTTGACTACAAGTTGTTGGACGCGATATTTGAACTGCTACATTTATTCCATTATATTTTGGGTCGTCAGACGATAAATACAAAGTGTGAAATAAGCTGGCAAAGTTTTACTACATTGTTCGATGGCTGTGTTGCCatgttgaataatttattattatcaagagAAGAGCTTTTAGAAGACAG atgGCCGTGTTACATGCAGAACTATAAGGCATTAGTGCTATGTTTGTGTGAAAGAGCTACAAAAGAAGATTTGACTAATAGACTCGTAGAACACAAGTTAGCAGAAATGGCACACACTGTTGAAAA GTTAACCCAATCAATATGCAAGCGAAAGACGCACGTATCTCGCATATCGGCGTATGCAGTCGCCGATATATGCACATGGCTTGAAAGCAACCCCCCACCGAAAATGGTCAGACAACATCTAGAAAATTCCATATCATTACTAATACAAGCCTCCGATTCTACTTACGCTATGGCCTTTCTGAGAAGGGCTTTAGCTGGATCTGTAGGACAAATGACTTTGACTAATATGTATACTGTGTATAAGAGGTATCATAAGTATGTGGGTAATgcgtga